A genomic window from Ruminiclostridium cellulolyticum H10 includes:
- a CDS encoding ATPase, T2SS/T4P/T4SS family: MRTLQKLCLKGLINYVEEELRLNGFNGIKEFQVNSASILETAKQTQKIMAMDGSPKAREFMLNSIYFLLIEKSEIITPENIDGLLGEYHINYYKNIYTGSDSGCISKPIDTELAEYLSRYSISTGDDFDIKLQKLTQIIYQEVYGYGILDELIFDTGLNEVACTRSDYIWIQYKGIKRHIPNKAFCFRSEDSYRKLIENRLTSTAREEMNAGAPLVYAVLKNGARVTALRPPLSKYYVVNVRLFAPKTQLVNYRDNFVEQRIARIIELLAGKGRRNVAIIGEQGSGKTTAADELIIKQLDPDISIGLAENIHELNVSSNYPGKNIVELQYTKEFKPSDITEVFFRLNRDIVIYGEVRNSYEAFEMIKAMLRQARGSLFTFHSSSSRRMIHDLRQLLMQTGYYTDFREAQFDVADAVDLVIHIKLDRETGQRYVYKVSEVLAQEDSMTFQINDLFVFDREKGKYISNKNGLSKQQLLSCLEYEFTQSDAEELSRLFCQNYSDDSSVSFVPEGFIV; this comes from the coding sequence ATGAGAACGCTACAAAAATTGTGTTTAAAGGGATTAATTAATTACGTGGAAGAAGAATTAAGGCTGAATGGGTTCAATGGTATAAAAGAGTTTCAGGTAAATAGTGCAAGTATCCTCGAAACTGCAAAACAGACTCAAAAGATTATGGCAATGGACGGAAGCCCTAAAGCCAGGGAATTTATGCTTAATAGCATTTACTTCCTGCTGATTGAAAAGTCTGAAATTATTACCCCAGAAAATATAGACGGCTTACTCGGAGAGTACCACATTAATTATTATAAAAATATCTATACAGGCAGTGACAGTGGATGTATTTCAAAGCCTATCGACACTGAGCTTGCAGAATATTTAAGCCGGTATTCTATTAGTACAGGCGATGATTTTGATATAAAGCTGCAAAAGCTTACCCAGATAATTTATCAGGAGGTATATGGGTACGGTATTCTTGACGAACTGATATTTGATACAGGCCTGAATGAGGTAGCCTGTACAAGGAGCGACTATATCTGGATTCAGTACAAGGGAATTAAGAGACATATCCCCAATAAAGCCTTTTGCTTTAGGAGTGAGGACAGTTACAGAAAACTAATTGAGAACAGGTTGACCTCAACAGCCAGAGAAGAAATGAATGCAGGAGCACCGCTGGTATATGCGGTCTTGAAAAACGGTGCAAGAGTAACTGCCTTGAGACCTCCTTTATCCAAATATTATGTTGTTAATGTCAGGCTGTTTGCTCCAAAAACACAGTTGGTGAATTACAGGGATAATTTTGTTGAACAAAGGATTGCACGAATTATTGAATTGCTTGCGGGAAAGGGAAGAAGGAATGTAGCTATCATAGGGGAGCAGGGTTCGGGAAAAACTACTGCGGCTGATGAACTTATAATAAAACAGCTTGACCCGGATATAAGCATCGGCTTAGCAGAAAATATACATGAGCTGAATGTCTCATCTAATTATCCCGGCAAAAATATAGTTGAGCTACAATATACAAAGGAGTTTAAACCATCAGACATAACAGAGGTTTTTTTCAGACTTAACAGAGATATTGTAATATACGGTGAGGTAAGAAATTCATATGAAGCTTTTGAAATGATAAAAGCTATGTTAAGACAGGCAAGAGGAAGTCTTTTTACATTTCATTCATCAAGTTCTAGGCGTATGATCCATGATCTTAGACAGCTGCTAATGCAGACAGGCTACTATACGGACTTCAGGGAAGCCCAGTTTGATGTAGCAGATGCGGTTGACCTAGTCATACACATAAAACTTGACAGAGAAACAGGACAACGCTACGTGTACAAGGTTTCGGAGGTTTTGGCACAAGAAGATAGCATGACTTTTCAGATAAATGATCTTTTTGTTTTTGACAGGGAAAAAGGCAAGTACATATCAAATAAGAACGGTTTGTCAAAGCAGCAGCTGTTGTCCTGTCTGGAGTACGAGTTTACACAATCGGATGCTGAAGAATTGAGCCGGTTGTTTTGCCAGAACTATTCAGATGATTCTTCTGTAAGCTTTGTTCCGGAGGGTTTTATAGTATGA
- a CDS encoding type II secretion system F family protein yields MMDIGRLSAEIITLLNHYQPYIIMLLTGLLLFLAGIGTSVYKGILKESKSGIKKAKLSRLVEFLEVFTQKFPLKYLSNRLDKALGYLILDNITQRKLVSIFTVFIPITGLLIYCTIEAIMKLWYTKLAAIALCFMVPYYTFTLTLDYLKYSIKQRIPAFIDSFRSSFVSHNRIKPALQECCSNSNKHLGRIMLRVSDSSDLNDSLRAVRDRISDTWFNIFVTLLVNYRENGGELINQLYKLNKTITRYNNIEKKKNRRLIWYEFFTLGASIFSLPVIMLINRMILGTNMRLYYNTAQASGKIAIYSISALIVVRILRRL; encoded by the coding sequence ATGATGGATATAGGAAGATTGTCAGCTGAAATCATCACATTATTAAATCATTATCAGCCGTATATTATTATGCTTTTGACAGGGCTGCTGCTATTCTTGGCGGGTATCGGCACTTCTGTCTATAAGGGAATCTTAAAAGAAAGCAAATCCGGGATTAAAAAAGCCAAACTCAGCAGACTTGTTGAGTTTCTTGAAGTGTTTACGCAAAAATTTCCCTTAAAATACCTATCAAATAGACTGGACAAGGCATTGGGATATCTTATACTGGACAACATAACACAAAGAAAGCTTGTGTCCATATTTACTGTCTTTATACCGATAACTGGACTGTTAATCTATTGTACCATTGAGGCAATTATGAAGCTTTGGTATACAAAACTTGCTGCCATTGCCTTATGCTTTATGGTTCCTTATTATACGTTTACACTTACCCTTGATTATCTTAAATATAGCATTAAGCAAAGAATACCTGCCTTTATAGACTCCTTCAGAAGCTCCTTTGTTTCCCATAACAGGATTAAGCCTGCTCTACAGGAATGTTGTTCAAATTCAAATAAGCATTTGGGAAGAATTATGTTAAGGGTGTCAGACAGTTCTGACCTGAATGACAGTCTTCGTGCCGTAAGGGACAGGATAAGCGATACCTGGTTCAATATTTTTGTGACACTTCTTGTAAACTACAGAGAAAATGGCGGAGAGCTTATAAATCAGCTTTATAAGCTTAATAAAACAATAACCAGATACAACAACATTGAGAAAAAGAAAAACAGGAGGCTTATCTGGTATGAGTTTTTTACACTGGGTGCAAGTATATTCAGCCTGCCTGTAATTATGCTAATTAACAGAATGATTCTCGGGACAAATATGAGACTGTATTACAATACTGCTCAAGCTTCGGGAAAGATAGCAATTTATTCAATTTCTGCTTTAATCGTTGTACGCATTTTAAGAAGATTATAA
- a CDS encoding radical SAM/SPASM domain-containing protein: MKKFKKVYIEITNVCNLKCSFCPEFGRPPEFMDIKRFKHIIREVKPFCEYVYFHVMGEPLLNSNLQSLLKICYDNFIKVNITTNGTLLNKCSQILLDSPALRKVSISLHSFEANEGNGSLGSYINNVVSFIKKAVHKGIICELRLWNMDNGQIKGTNEMNNDIIKKLEESFQPGFNLELAVKNQQSVKLEDRLFIGRSEIFEWPDINKDIMDEKVFCYGLRDQFGILVDGTVVPCCLDSEGNIPLGNIFSNLLRDILYSERARSIYDGFSGRKAVEELCKKCGYAKRYK; this comes from the coding sequence ATGAAAAAATTTAAAAAAGTATACATTGAGATAACCAATGTATGCAACCTGAAATGCAGTTTTTGCCCTGAATTTGGGAGACCGCCCGAATTTATGGACATAAAGAGGTTTAAACATATAATACGCGAAGTTAAGCCGTTTTGTGAGTACGTTTATTTCCACGTTATGGGAGAACCATTATTAAACTCGAATCTGCAAAGCTTATTAAAAATCTGTTATGACAACTTTATAAAGGTAAACATAACGACAAACGGAACCCTGCTGAACAAGTGCAGCCAAATACTTCTGGACTCCCCGGCATTAAGGAAGGTTAGTATTTCTCTTCATAGTTTTGAGGCCAATGAAGGAAATGGCTCATTAGGCAGCTATATAAATAACGTTGTTAGTTTTATAAAGAAGGCGGTTCATAAGGGAATTATTTGCGAGCTTAGGCTTTGGAATATGGACAACGGCCAAATAAAAGGTACCAATGAAATGAACAATGATATTATAAAAAAACTGGAAGAGTCCTTTCAGCCTGGTTTTAATTTGGAGCTTGCTGTTAAAAACCAGCAAAGTGTAAAACTGGAGGACAGATTGTTTATAGGCAGGTCGGAAATATTTGAATGGCCGGACATTAACAAAGATATTATGGATGAAAAAGTATTCTGTTATGGACTGAGGGATCAATTCGGAATTCTTGTGGACGGGACGGTTGTACCTTGCTGTCTTGACAGCGAAGGCAATATTCCCCTGGGTAACATCTTCTCGAATCTCCTCAGGGATATCCTATATTCTGAAAGAGCCCGCAGCATATATGACGGCTTTTCCGGGAGAAAAGCGGTTGAAGAACTTTGTAAAAAATGCGGATATGCAAAGCGTTATAAATGA
- a CDS encoding ABC-F family ATP-binding cassette domain-containing protein produces the protein MNILSAEGISKSYSEKILFNDISLGIGEGDKIGLIGVNGTGKSTLLKIIAGMESVDTGRILKSNKVRVGYLEQSPAFKPGTTVLQQVFRGHSSEMLLLREYEEILLKSSQNPSDEKLEKKLLDLMHQMDTMNAWTLESEAKTILTRLGIDSFDADVADLSGGQRKRIAMAGALINPTELLILDEPTNHIDNETVDWLEKYLNNKKGALLMVTHDRYFLDRVANRIIELDNGKLYSYQANYTRFLELKAQREELEQASERKRQNLYRNELEWIRRGALARSTKQKARIERFEKLKEADGPKQDENIEIQVGSARLGRKIIEVENVKKSYGDKTLISDFSYVLLRDDRIGIIGPNGIGKSTLLKLLSGKIKPDSGKVEIGETVKTGFFTQENTDMDQNLRVIDYIRSVAEHIETANGSVSASQMLERFLFPPSVQWTPISKLSGGEKRRLYLLSILMDAPNILLLDEPTNDLDIQTLTILEAYLDEFPGAVITVSHDRYFLDRTVNRIFSFEGYGRITKYAGNYSDYRGYMAGREKQDDTGKAADPDKKNNSSQNKTEWQKNKEKPLKFTFKEQKEFDEIDDVIEALETDIEKVKKDIDQSVTDFAKLQELLEKQQKLEKELDFKLERWTYLNELAEKIENSKKK, from the coding sequence TTGAATATTTTATCCGCTGAAGGTATTTCAAAAAGCTATAGTGAAAAAATATTATTTAATGATATATCATTGGGTATTGGCGAGGGTGACAAAATAGGTCTTATCGGTGTAAATGGAACGGGCAAAAGTACTCTTTTGAAGATAATTGCAGGTATGGAGTCAGTGGACACTGGAAGAATATTAAAATCAAATAAAGTGCGTGTAGGCTATCTTGAACAAAGTCCTGCTTTCAAGCCGGGAACAACCGTACTACAGCAGGTATTTAGAGGACATTCATCAGAAATGCTACTGCTCAGGGAATATGAAGAAATACTTTTAAAAAGCAGTCAGAATCCATCAGATGAAAAGCTTGAAAAAAAGCTTCTGGATTTAATGCACCAAATGGACACTATGAACGCTTGGACATTGGAAAGTGAAGCAAAAACCATACTTACTAGATTGGGAATTGACAGCTTTGACGCGGATGTGGCAGATTTGTCGGGTGGGCAGAGGAAGCGTATTGCAATGGCAGGAGCATTGATTAATCCCACCGAGCTGCTTATATTGGACGAGCCTACCAACCATATTGACAATGAAACGGTAGACTGGCTTGAAAAGTATCTGAATAACAAAAAAGGTGCTCTCTTGATGGTTACTCATGACAGGTATTTTCTGGATAGGGTTGCAAACAGAATAATAGAGCTTGACAATGGAAAGCTTTATAGCTATCAGGCCAATTACACCAGGTTTCTTGAGCTGAAGGCCCAACGTGAAGAGCTGGAACAAGCTTCTGAAAGAAAGAGGCAGAACCTTTACAGGAACGAACTTGAATGGATCAGAAGGGGTGCACTGGCAAGATCCACAAAACAAAAGGCAAGGATAGAAAGGTTTGAGAAGCTTAAGGAGGCAGATGGGCCTAAGCAGGATGAAAATATTGAAATTCAGGTGGGGTCTGCGAGACTTGGAAGAAAGATAATTGAAGTAGAAAATGTAAAAAAATCTTATGGTGATAAGACGTTAATTAGCGATTTCAGTTATGTACTGCTAAGAGATGACAGAATAGGAATCATAGGGCCTAATGGAATTGGGAAATCAACACTTCTGAAATTACTTTCAGGGAAGATTAAACCTGATTCGGGTAAAGTTGAAATTGGTGAAACAGTAAAAACTGGATTTTTTACCCAGGAAAACACAGATATGGATCAAAACCTTAGGGTTATTGATTACATCAGATCGGTGGCTGAGCATATAGAAACCGCAAACGGAAGCGTTAGTGCTTCCCAGATGCTAGAGAGGTTTCTTTTTCCGCCAAGTGTACAGTGGACTCCTATTTCAAAGCTTTCAGGTGGAGAGAAAAGAAGGCTTTATCTTTTAAGCATACTTATGGATGCTCCTAATATATTGTTATTGGATGAGCCTACAAATGATCTGGATATTCAGACTCTTACCATTCTCGAAGCCTACTTGGATGAATTCCCGGGAGCGGTTATAACTGTTTCTCATGACAGATATTTCCTGGATAGGACAGTAAACAGGATATTTTCATTTGAAGGGTACGGAAGGATTACCAAGTATGCAGGAAACTACTCGGATTACAGAGGATATATGGCTGGACGGGAAAAACAGGATGATACAGGAAAGGCTGCTGACCCGGATAAAAAGAATAACAGTTCACAAAATAAGACGGAGTGGCAAAAGAACAAGGAAAAACCTCTAAAATTCACTTTTAAGGAACAAAAGGAATTTGATGAAATAGACGATGTGATAGAGGCTTTGGAGACCGATATAGAAAAGGTAAAAAAGGATATAGACCAATCTGTAACGGATTTTGCAAAGCTTCAGGAGCTTCTTGAAAAGCAGCAGAAACTTGAAAAGGAACTGGATTTCAAACTCGAAAGGTGGACTTACCTTAATGAGCTGGCTGAAAAGATAGAGAACAGTAAGAAAAAATAA
- a CDS encoding DEAD/DEAH box helicase translates to MEQLFESMELEKSLVEALKKESITVPTDIQQKAIPEALKNRDVILHSSTGTGKTLAYLLPLFMKLSAEKKEMQALILVPTHELAIQVVRQIELLSQNSEIKATSTPIIGDVNIMRQIDKLKLKPHIIVGTPGRILELIQKRKISAHTIKTIIIDEADRLLDDYNLDNIKAIIKTTLKERQIVMCSATISKKTVERAMPLMKEPLVIESKADMGVPDAIEHLYFVSEQRDKIDVLRKLVRMINPKKAIAFFANSEDILVSEEKLRYHKLKAGGIHGSNIKSDRKKTMDDFKNGRLQLLIASDIAARGLDIEDVTHIFNVNIPERSMDYLHRAGRTGRNGKPGVAISIVTEKEIEFIRKFEKELKIKIIPKSMFNGKIVEYKKERSMRTTGRPKSGSPAGTEKSKISSAKRSQPVDRKKAFGDKKKWGKGPKVYHGPKK, encoded by the coding sequence ATGGAGCAGTTATTTGAAAGCATGGAGCTGGAAAAGTCCCTTGTGGAGGCATTAAAAAAGGAAAGTATAACAGTACCGACTGATATACAACAAAAAGCTATACCGGAAGCCTTGAAAAACAGAGATGTAATTCTCCATTCTTCTACAGGTACAGGGAAAACACTTGCATACCTTCTTCCCCTTTTCATGAAACTCTCAGCTGAAAAAAAGGAAATGCAGGCTCTTATACTGGTGCCTACCCATGAACTGGCGATACAGGTTGTAAGGCAGATAGAACTGCTTTCTCAAAATTCTGAAATCAAAGCCACGTCCACACCAATTATCGGTGATGTAAATATTATGAGGCAGATAGACAAACTCAAGCTTAAACCCCATATAATAGTAGGAACACCAGGGAGAATACTAGAACTGATACAAAAGAGGAAGATTTCAGCCCATACCATTAAAACAATTATTATAGATGAGGCCGACCGTCTGCTTGACGATTACAACCTAGATAATATAAAGGCAATTATCAAAACAACTCTCAAGGAGAGGCAGATAGTAATGTGCTCGGCAACTATTTCTAAAAAGACAGTAGAGCGTGCTATGCCGTTGATGAAAGAGCCTCTTGTGATAGAGAGCAAAGCTGATATGGGTGTTCCCGATGCTATTGAGCATCTGTATTTTGTTTCGGAACAAAGAGATAAAATAGATGTTTTGAGAAAGCTTGTACGAATGATAAATCCTAAAAAAGCGATTGCATTTTTTGCTAACAGTGAAGATATTCTTGTTTCGGAAGAGAAGCTCAGATATCATAAGCTGAAGGCCGGAGGTATTCATGGTTCAAATATAAAATCCGACAGGAAGAAAACCATGGATGATTTCAAAAATGGAAGGCTGCAGCTTTTGATAGCCTCTGATATTGCAGCAAGGGGCCTTGATATAGAAGATGTAACACATATTTTTAATGTTAATATCCCTGAAAGATCAATGGACTATCTGCATAGGGCAGGCCGGACAGGAAGAAATGGGAAACCGGGAGTGGCAATATCCATTGTGACCGAAAAGGAAATAGAGTTTATAAGAAAATTTGAAAAGGAACTTAAAATAAAAATAATTCCAAAATCCATGTTTAATGGAAAAATTGTTGAATATAAAAAGGAAAGAAGTATGAGGACTACGGGTAGGCCTAAATCAGGAAGTCCAGCAGGTACCGAAAAAAGTAAAATCAGCAGTGCTAAGCGAAGCCAGCCAGTTGACAGGAAGAAGGCCTTTGGAGATAAGAAGAAGTGGGGCAAAGGGCCTAAAGTGTACCATGGGCCCAAAAAGTAG
- a CDS encoding AraC family transcriptional regulator, whose protein sequence is METTTLPKAWEGVLGSASFIPVTSVKAIERYHDAEWSKGLSIHEAFEMVYIKSGNGVFEIGEQNVSVGSNDIVIIKPNQSHKLSVESEDGCDFIVLYFKFIDQTEHTLSEVSLGDFINFVSGKESGSFIKLKVSHKNDIIILLNRILKEQTNDQLGSDLLNYLMLMELFVLISRALKAEWENSIKNKSPKIKELMQSAIQFVHNNFEREISITDIAKYVFLSSSYFTRAFKENTGLSPMQYLLNIRIKRACELLRETDQKVGEIALSVGFSNQQRFNDIFKKQTNMTPMQYRNSAKNIHN, encoded by the coding sequence ATGGAAACGACGACGCTTCCAAAAGCATGGGAAGGTGTGCTGGGGTCGGCGAGCTTTATTCCGGTTACCAGTGTCAAAGCAATTGAAAGATACCACGATGCGGAGTGGTCAAAGGGACTGAGTATACATGAAGCCTTTGAAATGGTTTATATTAAATCAGGAAACGGTGTTTTTGAAATAGGGGAGCAAAACGTTTCGGTAGGCTCTAATGATATTGTAATAATAAAACCTAATCAGAGCCATAAGCTTAGTGTTGAGTCCGAGGACGGGTGTGATTTTATTGTTTTGTATTTCAAATTTATTGATCAGACGGAACATACTCTTTCAGAGGTATCATTAGGGGATTTTATAAACTTTGTCAGCGGTAAGGAATCGGGTTCATTTATTAAGCTCAAAGTGAGCCATAAGAATGATATAATAATTCTCTTAAACAGGATTCTCAAGGAACAGACAAATGACCAGCTGGGAAGTGATCTGCTCAACTATCTCATGCTGATGGAGCTGTTTGTACTTATATCACGGGCATTGAAGGCTGAATGGGAAAACAGTATAAAAAACAAAAGCCCAAAAATAAAAGAACTGATGCAGTCTGCAATACAATTCGTACACAACAATTTTGAACGGGAGATTTCAATAACGGATATAGCAAAATACGTTTTTCTCAGCTCAAGCTATTTCACAAGAGCTTTCAAAGAAAATACGGGTCTGAGCCCCATGCAATATCTGTTAAACATACGAATTAAACGGGCATGTGAACTGCTTCGAGAGACAGACCAAAAGGTTGGTGAAATTGCACTTAGCGTAGGCTTTTCCAACCAGCAGAGGTTTAACGATATATTTAAAAAGCAAACCAACATGACTCCTATGCAGTATCGCAATTCGGCAAAAAACATTCATAATTAA
- the leuC gene encoding 3-isopropylmalate dehydratase large subunit, with protein sequence MGMTMTQKILASHAGVDKLVPGQLIMAKLDMVLGNDITSPVAIKEFDKIGLDKVFDKNKIAIVPDHFTPNKDIKSAEQVKVCREFSKRMGIVNFFEVGQMGVEHALLPEKGLVVPGDVVIGADSHTCTYGALGAFSTGIGSTDMAAGMATGKAWFKVPEAIKFVLRGKPQKWVGGKDIILHIIGMIGVDGALYKSMEFTGDGVNALSMDDRFSMANMAIEAGAKNGIFEVDEKTVEYVKEHSIRHYTVYKADEDAEYSEVYEIDLAEVKPTVAFPHLPENARTIDNVGDIKIDQVVIGSCTNGRIEDMRIAAGVLKGRKVSDNVRCIIIPATQKIWKQAMNEGLFDIFIDAGAAVSTPTCGPCLGGHMGILAKGERAVATTNRNFVGRMGHPESEVYLAGPAVAAASAVAGRIAGPDEI encoded by the coding sequence ATGGGAATGACAATGACACAAAAGATTCTTGCAAGCCATGCGGGAGTAGATAAATTAGTACCCGGACAATTGATAATGGCTAAACTTGATATGGTTCTGGGGAATGATATAACATCTCCCGTAGCTATCAAGGAGTTTGATAAAATCGGTCTGGACAAAGTATTTGATAAGAACAAAATTGCCATAGTACCGGACCATTTTACTCCCAACAAGGATATTAAGTCTGCAGAACAGGTAAAGGTTTGCAGGGAGTTTTCAAAGAGAATGGGAATAGTAAATTTCTTTGAGGTAGGGCAAATGGGGGTTGAACACGCACTGCTGCCCGAAAAAGGACTTGTAGTACCGGGTGATGTTGTTATAGGAGCGGATTCACACACCTGTACCTATGGAGCACTTGGTGCATTTTCAACAGGAATTGGCAGTACTGACATGGCAGCGGGGATGGCAACAGGAAAAGCTTGGTTCAAGGTACCGGAAGCGATTAAATTCGTGCTTAGAGGTAAGCCGCAAAAATGGGTGGGCGGAAAAGATATAATTCTTCACATTATCGGGATGATAGGCGTTGACGGTGCACTCTACAAATCAATGGAGTTTACAGGTGATGGTGTAAATGCTCTTTCAATGGACGACAGGTTCTCAATGGCAAATATGGCTATAGAGGCTGGTGCAAAAAACGGTATTTTTGAAGTGGACGAAAAAACCGTTGAATACGTAAAGGAACATTCCATCAGGCATTATACCGTATACAAGGCAGATGAAGATGCTGAATATTCGGAAGTTTATGAAATAGACCTTGCGGAAGTAAAACCAACAGTTGCATTCCCTCACCTTCCTGAAAATGCACGTACTATTGACAATGTTGGTGATATTAAAATTGACCAGGTTGTAATCGGTTCGTGTACAAACGGACGTATAGAAGACATGAGAATAGCAGCAGGAGTATTGAAGGGAAGAAAGGTTAGCGACAACGTAAGATGCATTATCATTCCTGCAACTCAAAAAATATGGAAACAGGCTATGAATGAAGGCTTGTTTGACATATTCATCGATGCCGGGGCTGCTGTAAGCACACCTACCTGCGGCCCATGCTTGGGCGGTCATATGGGTATTCTGGCAAAGGGGGAAAGAGCAGTTGCAACTACTAACAGAAATTTTGTAGGACGTATGGGACATCCCGAAAGCGAGGTTTATCTTGCGGGTCCTGCGGTTGCAGCGGCTTCTGCGGTAGCAGGCAGGATTGCCGGGCCGGATGAGATATAA
- the leuD gene encoding 3-isopropylmalate dehydratase small subunit produces the protein MNAKGKVIKYGNNVDTDVIIPARYLNTSDPAELASHCMEDLDEKFTQRVQKGDVMVAGKNFGCGSSREHAPISIKASGISCVIAETFARIFYRNAVNIGLPIIECSEAAKDIKDNDQVEIDFDKGLIKNLTTGKTYQGQPFPEFMQEIISADGLIQYIKNSLS, from the coding sequence ATGAATGCTAAGGGTAAGGTTATTAAGTATGGTAATAATGTAGATACAGACGTAATAATACCTGCAAGATATTTAAATACGTCAGACCCTGCTGAACTTGCCAGCCATTGTATGGAGGATCTGGATGAGAAATTTACCCAGAGAGTTCAGAAGGGCGATGTAATGGTTGCAGGAAAGAATTTTGGCTGCGGTTCATCAAGGGAACATGCACCAATTTCTATTAAAGCATCCGGGATATCCTGTGTAATAGCAGAAACCTTTGCCAGGATATTCTACAGAAATGCAGTAAATATCGGACTTCCAATTATAGAATGTTCTGAAGCAGCAAAAGATATCAAAGATAACGACCAGGTTGAGATAGATTTTGACAAGGGGCTTATTAAAAACCTGACAACGGGCAAGACCTATCAGGGACAACCATTTCCTGAATTCATGCAGGAGATTATATCAGCTGACGGCCTGATACAGTATATTAAAAACTCGCTTTCATAG
- the leuB gene encoding 3-isopropylmalate dehydrogenase: MNYKITVLPGDGIGPDIVAEALKVLELTGKKCGHTFLFTEADLGGIAIDRHGEPLPQSTVDICKGSDAVLLGAVGGPKWDTLPGNKRPEAGLLGIRSALGLYANLRPAVIYSALKDASPLKSEIISNGIDIMVIRELTGGMYFGKRGRLETDGGEAAFDTEMYNVSEVKRIAKVGFETAMKRSKKLMSVDKANVLESSRLWRQVVVEVAKEYPEVTLSHMYVDNAAMQLVRNPAQFDVILTSNIFGDILSDEASMITGSIGMLPSASLGATKLGLFEPIHGSAPDIAGQDKANPIATILSVAMMLRYSLGLTEEADSIEKAVTDVLNKGYRTADIASSGTKVVGTKEMGKLIREHM; this comes from the coding sequence ATGAATTATAAAATAACAGTACTTCCGGGGGACGGAATAGGCCCGGACATAGTGGCAGAGGCATTGAAGGTTTTAGAACTCACAGGTAAAAAATGTGGCCACACATTCTTATTTACAGAGGCCGATTTGGGCGGTATAGCTATAGACCGACATGGAGAGCCTCTACCTCAATCCACAGTGGATATTTGCAAAGGCAGTGATGCAGTTCTCCTTGGTGCAGTAGGAGGCCCCAAATGGGATACCTTGCCGGGAAACAAAAGACCTGAAGCAGGATTGCTTGGTATAAGGTCTGCTCTGGGATTATATGCAAACCTGAGACCGGCTGTAATATACAGTGCTTTAAAGGATGCATCACCTTTAAAGTCTGAAATAATAAGTAACGGTATTGACATTATGGTTATCCGCGAATTGACAGGCGGAATGTATTTCGGAAAGAGAGGCAGACTTGAGACGGATGGCGGAGAGGCTGCGTTCGATACTGAAATGTATAATGTATCCGAGGTAAAAAGAATAGCAAAAGTAGGCTTTGAAACGGCTATGAAGAGGAGCAAAAAGCTTATGTCCGTAGATAAGGCCAATGTACTTGAAAGCTCAAGGCTATGGAGACAGGTGGTTGTAGAAGTGGCAAAGGAATACCCTGAGGTTACCCTTAGCCATATGTATGTAGACAATGCTGCAATGCAGCTTGTAAGGAATCCTGCTCAATTTGATGTTATTCTTACAAGTAATATATTCGGAGATATTTTGTCCGATGAGGCTTCTATGATAACAGGATCAATAGGGATGTTGCCGTCTGCAAGCCTTGGTGCTACAAAACTGGGGCTTTTTGAACCGATACATGGGTCCGCCCCGGATATAGCGGGGCAGGATAAGGCAAATCCTATTGCAACAATTCTTTCCGTGGCCATGATGTTAAGATATTCACTTGGCCTGACAGAGGAAGCAGACTCCATTGAAAAAGCGGTTACTGATGTGTTGAATAAAGGCTACAGAACTGCAGACATAGCATCTTCGGGTACTAAGGTTGTTGGCACTAAGGAGATGGGAAAGCTCATAAGGGAGCATATGTAG